In Maridesulfovibrio sp., a single genomic region encodes these proteins:
- a CDS encoding MAE_28990/MAE_18760 family HEPN-like nuclease encodes MPYAKSLARKVFEKDVHEFSSNSRYVSVKKNKVDYNIQQVVYKATIFQSSAALEDYIKDSLTDWIYMLSSLGMTIRYVPNELVCWSAVCAQKHIFNNFFSSGDESKVIKKYSSLCDLPALFDEEHQVKKVKSFKGHIKDRKYPSVKNIERLFFRFGISDVFLEMSKKGRKDYRSLLTSFSDKRNEIAHTSRDLTYTWSEIKKVVQDLKDLVDKIDRVLFSHVCKVSGSDCWRTNVGNILNLDIHDPQNNPPP; translated from the coding sequence ATGCCGTACGCAAAAAGTTTAGCCAGAAAAGTCTTTGAAAAGGATGTGCATGAGTTCTCTTCAAATAGTCGTTACGTGTCTGTTAAGAAAAACAAAGTTGATTATAATATTCAGCAGGTCGTGTACAAGGCTACGATATTTCAAAGCTCAGCTGCTTTAGAAGATTATATAAAAGATTCACTAACAGATTGGATATATATGTTATCATCATTAGGAATGACAATACGATATGTTCCCAATGAATTAGTTTGTTGGTCTGCGGTGTGTGCTCAAAAACATATCTTCAATAATTTTTTTTCTTCTGGTGATGAATCAAAGGTCATAAAGAAATATAGTAGCCTTTGCGATTTGCCTGCTTTGTTTGATGAGGAGCATCAAGTAAAGAAAGTGAAGTCTTTTAAAGGACACATTAAAGATCGCAAATATCCATCAGTCAAAAATATTGAAAGGCTTTTTTTTCGATTTGGTATAAGTGATGTCTTCTTAGAAATGAGTAAGAAAGGAAGAAAGGACTACAGAAGTTTGCTAACTTCTTTTTCTGATAAAAGGAATGAGATAGCGCATACCTCGCGTGATCTTACTTATACTTGGTCTGAAATTAAGAAAGTTGTTCAGGATTTAAAGGATCTCGTAGATAAGATTGATCGTGTTTTATTTTCGCATGTTTGCAAGGTTAGCGGATCTGACTGTTGGAGAACTAACGTTGGAAATATTCTCAATTTAGATATACACGATCCACAAAATAACCCGCCCCCCTAA
- a CDS encoding DUF262 domain-containing protein, producing MRKRVKKTQKIADLLFPVEDERDEISVVDIPPEKRRLLTETYDFSVATIKDYLNKGSMFIPEFQRKYVWNRAQASRLIESLVIQCPIPVIYLSQESDERLSVIDGNQRLTSIRLFLDNEFPLQGLTAYPELEGMFFSDLDSRIQRHMENRTLRCITILKETHPQIKFDVFERINTGAVQLNPQEIRHGIYHGNFADLLDTLSKEKIWKNITGINKDKRMKRSELVLRTIALAENRESYKKPLKRFLNDFCEKNRDIDAKRQLKIKNNFLRSVAVAGFLWDKKAFKLLDKGGKTTGRSVNAALCDAAMVALYESDISLNDVEGSDIKRFEIEYVEMLHEEKFHSRISSATSDPPSIRYRIKRFKKLLTEHFQ from the coding sequence GTGCGTAAAAGAGTCAAAAAGACCCAAAAAATTGCTGATCTCTTGTTCCCCGTCGAGGATGAAAGAGATGAAATATCAGTCGTCGACATACCTCCCGAAAAGCGTAGGCTATTAACGGAAACATACGATTTTTCAGTGGCTACAATAAAGGATTACTTAAATAAAGGGTCTATGTTTATCCCTGAGTTTCAGCGGAAGTATGTATGGAATAGAGCACAAGCTTCGCGGTTAATTGAATCCTTAGTCATCCAGTGTCCAATACCAGTAATTTATCTTTCCCAAGAATCTGATGAACGTCTTTCTGTTATTGATGGTAATCAACGATTAACCAGCATCAGGTTGTTTTTGGATAATGAATTTCCACTCCAAGGCTTAACTGCTTATCCAGAGCTTGAGGGAATGTTTTTTTCTGATTTGGATTCAAGAATCCAAAGACATATGGAAAATAGGACTTTAAGATGTATTACAATACTTAAAGAGACTCATCCGCAAATTAAATTTGATGTTTTTGAACGTATCAATACTGGTGCAGTTCAGCTGAACCCACAAGAAATAAGACATGGTATATATCATGGTAATTTTGCAGATCTTTTAGATACTCTTTCAAAAGAGAAAATTTGGAAAAACATTACTGGAATTAACAAAGATAAACGTATGAAACGTAGTGAGCTTGTTTTAAGAACTATTGCTCTTGCCGAAAACAGGGAGAGTTATAAAAAACCTTTGAAACGTTTCTTGAATGACTTTTGTGAAAAAAATAGAGATATAGATGCGAAGAGGCAACTTAAAATTAAGAATAATTTTTTACGCTCTGTTGCAGTTGCAGGCTTTCTTTGGGACAAAAAAGCTTTCAAATTATTAGACAAAGGAGGAAAAACTACAGGCAGAAGCGTGAATGCAGCCCTTTGTGATGCTGCAATGGTCGCACTCTATGAGAGTGATATATCATTAAATGATGTAGAGGGTTCCGATATTAAAAGATTTGAAATTGAGTATGTTGAAATGTTGCATGAAGAAAAGTTTCATTCAAGAATTAGTTCTGCTACAAGTGATCCGCCGTCTATCAGGTATCGAATTAAGCGTTTCAAAAAATTGTTAACGGAACATTTTCAATAA
- a CDS encoding type II toxin-antitoxin system antitoxin SocA domain-containing protein, translating into MANCLDVAAYILEKKQELTTIKLQKLVYYSQAWSLVWDEAPLFAEPIQAWANGPVVPSLFAKHRGQFKVSIIEDGNSSNLSADEKETIDSVLKTYGDKSAQWLVALTHLEKPWLDARAGCPDGSSCNTEITQSAMAEYYSGL; encoded by the coding sequence ATGGCAAATTGTCTTGATGTTGCAGCATATATTTTGGAGAAAAAACAAGAACTCACCACCATAAAACTTCAAAAGCTTGTATACTATAGTCAAGCTTGGTCATTAGTTTGGGATGAAGCCCCACTTTTTGCCGAACCAATACAAGCTTGGGCGAATGGGCCTGTTGTTCCTTCTCTGTTTGCTAAACACAGAGGCCAATTTAAGGTAAGCATTATAGAAGATGGAAATTCTTCCAATCTATCTGCTGACGAGAAAGAAACTATAGACTCCGTTTTAAAAACATACGGAGACAAAAGTGCTCAATGGTTAGTAGCTTTGACTCACTTAGAAAAACCTTGGCTTGACGCAAGGGCAGGGTGCCCTGATGGTTCTTCTTGTAATACGGAAATTACTCAAAGTGCTATGGCAGAATACTATAGTGGTCTTTAG
- a CDS encoding glycosyltransferase family 9 protein, whose translation MSKAPILVLQMQRMGDLILSFPLFLWLERTYPGHPIWVVAEEKFFRPLMQISPRVTYFPWEGIGVLKQHQYELIINLSIRSRAAGLAGELKAEAKLGPVTVSGSTYIIGDWQLYRASVVENNRHNRFHWADLNALDCIPRDSMGRTTWPQPRTLQPQSNRIGLFLGASEEAKRPGVEFWAGLCSELLGRGMRPVLFGGPMEQGMGQEVARIFGGPVLDMSGRLNLSELVAVGQSLQLFITPDTGPMHLAAWTGLKVLNLSMGNVNPWETGPYQTGHYVLRPTMSCALGCWSCKRDRLYCHGPFTPSRIAVIARRMILDDRAGLSKTGMPGLGLYLSSRNAAGLYSLDRLGRNISGAGDVLGAFWQHFFLSAFGSGDFSQAAVRWDELESRYPAPAEKMCTHLPRIGREFSRGLARGTRLPDSFWNSCPLILRQFSGYVHLFLQNNDYDRCSWARVLTLYEQLAALISR comes from the coding sequence ATGTCCAAAGCTCCGATACTTGTTCTTCAGATGCAGCGCATGGGGGATCTCATCCTCTCTTTTCCGCTTTTCCTCTGGCTTGAGAGAACCTATCCCGGCCATCCCATATGGGTTGTGGCCGAGGAGAAATTTTTCCGGCCGCTCATGCAGATCAGCCCGCGGGTTACCTATTTCCCGTGGGAGGGAATCGGGGTTCTCAAGCAGCACCAATACGAGCTTATAATCAACCTCAGCATACGTAGCCGGGCTGCCGGGCTGGCCGGGGAACTCAAAGCGGAGGCGAAACTGGGACCTGTCACGGTTTCCGGGTCCACTTATATAATAGGTGACTGGCAGTTGTACCGGGCCAGCGTGGTGGAAAACAACCGGCACAACCGTTTCCACTGGGCCGACCTCAATGCTCTGGACTGTATACCAAGGGACAGCATGGGCCGGACAACGTGGCCGCAGCCCCGGACTCTGCAACCTCAGTCCAATCGCATTGGGCTCTTTCTGGGCGCCAGCGAGGAGGCCAAAAGACCCGGAGTTGAATTCTGGGCCGGTCTCTGTTCGGAACTTCTGGGCCGGGGAATGCGTCCGGTGCTGTTCGGCGGTCCCATGGAGCAGGGGATGGGGCAGGAGGTTGCAAGGATATTCGGCGGACCCGTGCTTGATATGTCCGGCAGGCTGAATCTAAGCGAGCTTGTCGCCGTGGGGCAGTCCCTGCAGCTTTTCATCACCCCGGATACCGGGCCGATGCATCTTGCCGCCTGGACCGGGCTGAAGGTGCTCAACCTTTCCATGGGCAATGTGAATCCATGGGAAACCGGGCCTTACCAGACCGGACACTATGTTTTGCGCCCGACCATGAGCTGTGCTCTCGGATGCTGGAGCTGCAAACGGGATCGGCTTTATTGCCACGGGCCGTTCACTCCTTCCCGGATAGCGGTTATCGCCAGACGCATGATACTTGATGACCGGGCCGGGCTATCGAAGACCGGCATGCCCGGACTCGGACTTTACCTTTCTTCCAGAAACGCGGCCGGGCTGTATTCCCTTGATCGGCTGGGTCGTAACATCTCCGGGGCAGGGGATGTGCTGGGCGCATTCTGGCAGCATTTTTTTCTGTCCGCGTTCGGTTCCGGTGATTTTTCACAGGCGGCCGTGCGCTGGGATGAATTAGAGAGCAGGTATCCGGCTCCGGCTGAAAAAATGTGTACCCACCTTCCCCGGATCGGACGTGAGTTCAGCCGCGGTCTGGCCAGGGGCACCCGCCTGCCGGATTCATTCTGGAATTCCTGCCCGCTTATCCTTAGACAATTTTCAGGCTACGTTCATCTTTTCCTGCAAAACAACGATTACGACCGATGCTCCTGGGCAAGAGTCCTTACCCTATACGAGCAGCTTGCCGCGTTGATCTCCCGCTGA